The genome window CTAAAACATCTAAACAAAATTTTAGCTAATACCCTTTAACTCtaattatatttttcaaaagaaGTTCTTAGTCTTCTACATGTTAAATACATGTCTTGACtaataataaatgaagagtttatttacaaaaaaacggattcctttacattttcaaagcaagtcatgtttcattgtttttgttgtcttttattgtgttagttagctgtatctTTTTGAATTATTACTACTtaaacaaaacaacccaactgctaTTTAATTGGgtattacttggaatgcacaatcctttgtttaaaacatttttgaaaaatctgTTATGCAAATGAACTCAAATATTTTAATCGATCAAGATAGAAATAGAGACAATTGCATTGCCACaggattgtttttttaaatgcctagagattgctcttttttcttttagttgTGCTTGATTTGAGTTTCAACTTCGTCTTGGATGTTTCCTGTAAAATTGCttgagaaataaagaaattgaaACAAATAAGACAATTTTTCAAATACCTGAAGggtataaaaatgaatttatattgaaatcttcaataatattgacttgaCCAATCTGAGCTCAATTTGTGACATTAAGATCTCATCTGAAACTCTGTTGAGGACATTTGTAAAATTTCTGGGCTcttaggagaaatatctgagatgctgGAGACACAGGCAAAGTTTGCTTTCCATTTGCtctcaatttattttcattcatatCTAGAAATAATTGAGAGTACAGAGATCTCATCTGTTCTATAACTAATCATTAACAAATGACGACAAAAGGTTTATTACAAAATCAGCTTAAAGGTCTTTGAAACGAAACGGAACTAACACAGACCGAAATCACAACACCAGTACTGTATTGTGGAATAAAATAGTGTCTAGTTATGTGTCTAGAGTCTAAGTGTCTAGAGTCTAGTTGTCTAGGATTTGGATTAATAGCCAAAACATTTAATCCAATTTACCTCTAGCATATTATCCTGgtaacatgttttaaattcttaaatcatTTAGTTTTCATGTCAGATGATTTGACATGCTTTAATCTTGTTCTCAGATTGAGGAGGAGCTGGCTTCTCTTCAGAAGGAGCGCACTGACAGAATCAAATACCTGCTAGACCGCCAGGAGCGCGAAATCGACGCCTTTGACATGGAAAGCCTTCGAATGGGTTTCAATAACTTGGGTGCTTTGGACTACCCTAAAGATGACTACAGATGAGACCCTAACACTCCACCATCCTCCCACCCATCCACTTTTATAGAACAAATCTGCTGTTTTTGCTACTGACAGACCCAGCGCTCCTCTGGGCTGGCGTTTGCACAGGCCTTACGTATTTGGGGCGGCCTCTTCCGGACACGTCATGGGATGACATGCTGGAAAATGTCCTCAGTTgtctctttatatatatatatcaatattatATGAGGCGGTTGAACCCGTCACAGTGTTGATGTCAATGTTTTCTCTTGCAATGATAACACTCGTGTGACTAAAATTAAAGTATAGAGATTTCAAGAGATAAGCAATACACGTGGGCGGTTTTGTATTGCGACTTTTAATCCAGATTCAAATgcacagatgtttttatttgcttcTTTTGTTTGACAGGCTGtgtgatttaagattttttttagtttttcagcCTCCTGCCTATTGCTGCTTGAATCTCTATTTGGTATTTATTCACcaagaaaattaaaaagtaaCTTTTATTAGGTATTGAAGAAATTTGATAAAGTTTgcatattaaaacaatgtacATATTTGATAGTTGCATCTGTGACTCTTATGGtaatttaatctgttttttttggggggagaACCCGCTGCATTCATACGCACCGTGACCATACCGTTATTCACCTTGACCGAGgtacaaaatgtgaataatacATATGTGAATCCTAACTCGTGGCACAAAGGGCTGAAGGGGAAGGgacatgtattttgtgtatagAAGGCTTTATGGAGAACTTTTACTTATTTTCCTATTGCATTTTAACTGAATTTCAatgtctttttatatatacacatacatataaatatataataaatggtTTGTTACTCCTCCAGTCACTGGTGAAATTGTCTCGATGGCCTCATACGCTGATTTCATGATCCAGGTTTTTGTGCGGTTCGCGGCATCTTCTCCAACTGTGTATTTTCTTCAAGTCAAATTTATGAATAAAACGCTTTACTGTCGCATgcactttacatttgttttcagGTAAAAGGCATGATTCTGTCAGagcttttaaatatatttgtaaataaagtgCTCATCACACAAGCATCGTCTCTCTAAAGTCTGATTTTATTTTCTCGTACGATAACAAATACAAAGAGTTTAAGGTGCAGCCAGATAAATGTTAGACCTGAATCTAAAATGATAGGTGTGAAATTTAGAACTTCCTTGTCAGCATTTTTTAATTGAAGGCAGGCCAACACCtcttgtgtgtgtaaataaaggAAGGCATTGACTGAAACTATATTTGCGCTGACAGTCATTACAGAAGATGCACGAATtacacatcacattttttttagctttattccgttcaacaacaaaatcaaatctgAACTAAGGcttcatttcaaaaacaaaatccaaAACTGAACTAAGTCGAGCTCAAGATGGGCACTATTTGCCAGCCAGCTGTTCGTAAGACTTTGGGGACGTAGTCGTCCCACTCTGCTTGGTAGCAAGACCCTGCAATTGGAGCGCCTAGGTCATACTTCTTCCGGAAGCTTTGTATCTTGAATTTCCCACGGTTGTCTCCAGAGCGATTGGTGAGAACTGTTTCGGTACAGCTCATAGTGCCCGACTGCTCGTAAACCAGCCACACGTATCGATGGAGACCTGCAGAAGGGCATTTGTGAGAATGAATCACCACAGATGCCCAGGATGACGTTATTATTTAAAGCAAGTCTTACCTGTTCCTTTTGGAGGTCCTGAACCAACATAGTCCGACATAACACATCCACTGGAGATGTCGTTTCCTTTTATGTTGACAACAATGAAATGGTGCCACTCCCtgtaattaaaattgtatttacgAGATGTAAAATGGCCTTGATTCAAATACAgtctaaaatgaaaaacagatgaTGCCTCTTGTGTACTTAAgcaaacttgttttttgacgCATGAGCATGTTTATTAGTTCTTCTGTAATGACTAGTTATTGAAAGTGCAGTGTACCGGAATTTTGGGTCTTTTCGGCTGGGTGCATCTGGATCGGTCAGGGCCAAGGTGTACAGCTTGCTGGGGTCACATCCCTCCCACTCGATTGATGTGGGGCAGTTCTGCACCTGCaaaacaaaagtgaaacaaTTCCAGGACAAGTGATGAAAAATAAGTGAACTTTCAGAGCAGACATGTATAAAATACGTGCACAATATAAATGTCACGTTTTACACAACATATTTTCAatagtaaattaatttaataattgcttGCAGAAACCTTGACtggatattttaatatttactacaCGCAAGGTCATTTTTTTAGAACAACTAGTATCTATTTGATGCGTATTTTGCAACTTTGTTCATCATTGAGATCACTTGTAGTTTTAAGAAAAGTGATGAATATGTTTGGCATGATTTCTCCGATGTTATTCCGAAATAAGCTCCCTGTCCTGTTTAAGAATGAGTCCCAAATTCTGTTTAAAGATTACGAATTGTGCAAGTTTTGAAAGAGAGACCACGTGATGGTGAAATGTAAGGTCTAGaccagggctattcaaatcttaccctggagggccggagcactgcagagtttagatccaaccctgatcaaacttgcacacctgtgattttctagcgatactgaacagcttgattagcttgctcaggtgtgtttgatcagggctggagcaaaactctgcagtgctccggccctccagggtaagatttgaatagccctggtCTAGACAGATGCAACTTTGGCTGCATGTTCATGCGCATGACATTACCCATGCGTCTCCCTTATATAACAACAAACTGCGTTTACAATGTCTGTAGGCAAGTGCAACATTATGACACTTCCTATTATCTTATCGATATATACTGCAAACCCGTTTGAGCTAAATCATGCGTGGAGCAGAAACATCTGCTAGGCTAGACATAGTGGCCTAAGTTCTGCATGCGCGTGCAGTGAGTTCTGACCTGAGTGGGCGTCAGCACTTTCCCGAGAGCGTCGATTTCCAGAGAGCCGTATTTTACAATAAGAGGTTTTGCTGGTTTTTCCTCCACCTCTGTGAGGGCTAGAGAACCTGTCCATTCATTGATATCCACAGGCATGATGACTAACTCGAAATAACGATACAACAACAAATGCAGTGAATCTGTCTCCCCCTATAGTTTATTGCGATAGTCGACTAAAATGTGTGCTCAGTGGCTTAGCCAATCACCTTGCTGCAACTAACAATATGCCCAAATTTGATTGGTCAGACCGCCTGTCTGTGTTGTTTTACTCCTCCTCTTAATtataagaagaaataaaaaatcccaAAGGTGCACacatattaacaaaaaataataataatgataatttgCAAAAATAGTTATAAAAGGAGATTTACTTATTTTGAAAGGTGACGTTATCGGTTGATGGCAGTCAAGttcaatatttttcttaacaGCTTTTCGCTGCGTAAACTtttgattgaaaaaaaatgaggTGAACACATCTTAATCTGACCAATGAGGCATACCAGACACATGTAAAAACCCCTTCTTTTAACAAGTTAATAAAAACCTAACATAAATCCATCAGGCATGTATTAGAACACCTATACCGACTGACAGAGGTCCTTCCTCCAGTAAACATGGCTGCCTTCAGCAGAGGAAGGCAGAAGATCAGAGCTCTCTGCAGCCTGAAGACTTTAATTTGTACACGAAACTTGACAGGTAACGCTTctggaataaaacaatatattgttACAAATGTATTACGAACGATTATGCTTTCAACCTAAAGAGACCATTATGTTTATTTAACGTTGTATAACTTACATTGAATTAAGTGTCTGTGTCTTGCTCCAGCTCCATTAGAATatctatttatataaaatatccgAATCCATTTTGATGCGAACATTGAGAAAACTATCTCCCCCTTAAAGTGTGTCCAGTTAAATTATGGAGTAAGAATTCTACCTTGATCCCAGCAGGGAAGTTTGATTATGATCTGGTGGTTATTGGTGGAGGCTCTGGAGGGTTGGCGTGTTCAAAAGAAGGTGTGTCATTCATATTTAAGTATTGCTTTTTAACAGGAGCAACTCTTGATATCTGAtaacttcaaataaaatgtttagatGCAAAAACACCTAACAGAATTGTCTTTCTTACAGCTGCCCAATTAGGACAGAAAGTAGCTGTCTTGGACTATGTAGAACCTTCACTTAAAGGCACATACCTTTCATTTATATAATCTTTGCTGATGTGTTTATATCCAAAGCAAAATATGATATAACTCATGCTGTTTTAGGCACAAAGTGGGGTCTTGGTGGGACGTGTGTAAATGTTGGCTGTATTCCGAAGAAGCTTATGCATCAGGCTGCACTGCTTGGCACTGCAGTTAAAGATGCTAAGAAGTATGGGTGGCAAATCCCAGAGACCCTGTCACATGACTGGTGAGTTGCATGGATCTAGAGTGGAACTAtattgcttatttttttataaacagtgCTAGCAATAAGAGCAATGTATGACCAGTAGTCAGttatacaaaataatagtaCTCATAGTTTTTCATGCTGGAcgagtttattttttaattttattaattagGTTTTGTTTCTGACCaagcacaaaacacaacacagcattGTTTATAGTAAACAGCGCCATCTCGTGGTGAAATGCATATTTTCTGCTGGGCAAAATGTAAAGTGCAGTAGTCATTGCACTAGAGGGCACTCCAGGCCTGAATGAGCTCGGTTTTTGTCCAGAGGCTAGTCTCGTTATTTAAAGTACTGTCAATTGTAGTGACGATGTTTTTATAAGCCCAGTATGTTTGGCATGTGACATGAAAACTCAAAACCTAAGTATGACCACAATACTCTgtgatgtatttaaatgtattttagtgcaaaatatgaaaataaataatcaaaatagtTCATAATTGAGAGAACATTTTGAGATCAAAGTTTATATGTAATACTGTATGTTGCAGGCCAACAATGGCAGAAGCTGTCCAGAATCATGTGAAATCACTAAACTGGGGTCACCGGGTTCAACTACAGGACAAGTAAGTtatacttttaaaacaacactgCCAAATTGTATCTTTTATAGAAATGTTACTTTTTGAGTTATTGATcatgcagatttatttattttaatcatattaATAGAATGCCACATAATTATAATGTACATCAAGTTTGCTCTAAAAGGGGAAAATGATcatgtttcattttgaaagtaTTACACAGATGTTATTCAGTTTTTGTTCAATAGACCTCATTAGTTGTccatctttctgtctttctgatGAGGTAATTACGGTCTTAGGCTATATGAACACAGCGAATGTGCCAGCATGATAAATTGAATTTCAGTCTTTATACTGTATGGCTGTGAGGCAAACAGGTGCGGTGATGTCATTTTCCCAGAAGGCCCCCACACGTTATCTCAACGTTAGAGCACACATTTGAACATCCGAATTGTCAGTGAAATAATAATTGTTGTTGATATAGACCTCTCACACAACCCTTAGAATTGAATAAAAACTGGTAGTATCAGAACGTTTGCAAATTGTGTTTAGAGTAATAGACCGTCTCTTTCTCTTGTAACAGGAAGGTGAAGTATCTAAATATGAAGGGCAGTCTCCTGGATaaacacacaatcaaaacaattaATGCCAACGGGAAAGAGGTGAgactttgtaa of Triplophysa dalaica isolate WHDGS20190420 chromosome 4, ASM1584641v1, whole genome shotgun sequence contains these proteins:
- the pebp1 gene encoding LOW QUALITY PROTEIN: phosphatidylethanolamine-binding protein 1 (The sequence of the model RefSeq protein was modified relative to this genomic sequence to represent the inferred CDS: deleted 1 base in 1 codon); the protein is MPVDINEWTGSLALTEVEEKPAKPLIVKYGSLEIDALGKVLTPTQVQNCPTSIEWEGCDPSKLYTLALTDPDAPSRKDPKFREWHHFIVVNIKGNDISSGCVMSDYVGSGPPKGTGLHRYVWLVYEQSGTMSCTETVLTNRSGDNRGKFKIQSFRKKYDLGAPIAGSCYQAEWDDYVPKVYEQLAGK